The Aedes aegypti strain LVP_AGWG chromosome 3, AaegL5.0 Primary Assembly, whole genome shotgun sequence genome contains a region encoding:
- the LOC5568196 gene encoding baculoviral IAP repeat-containing protein 7 — protein sequence MNVEVNRVRTYRRWEATEWAMEDAFELLLAKAGFYATEQYLNVKCHFCGVTIFVGNSVSNIEAKHRELSPNCAFLLHPDRTDNVRCFDADELKREEHRLATYVNWPISHISPSSLAKAGFYYTYNADQVKCAWCEGVIGQWELGDDPFVEHQKFFPNCAKVISNGISSNPILDPTIGIQPVKTPYAPQFSSLDSRIRSFENWTTGHIQDPERLAQAGFYYLGRADEVHCFYCDGGLRFWLADDDPWFEHARCFPKCQFVQLVKGQLFIENVQSQIKSTSSNQQQQMQASGPTMSLDEALATEPVQLALSMGLNAGRIRAVTKRQLDSTGHPYADSQALIEAVLDGQIQDEELEPSTSSRMDRRIESEVSRLLWTAISSTAGPNLSSFSSTFSTPSPSFDSAPTSDVDVIVSSDPLSSPSTSSIANNASTSSAVKCNNVPESLAQMAAAARPTETAEVDKTLRLEEENKRLKDARECKICMADEVGVVFCPCGHLVSCVQCAPAVTNCPVCRAVIKGRVRTFLS from the exons ATGAACGTTGAAGTGAACCGTGTTCGCACCTACCGTCGATGGGAAGCCACAGAATGGGCTATGGAAGATGCGTTCGAGCTTCTGCTAGCTAAGGCAGGATTCTATGCCACAGAACAATATTTGAACGTGAAGTGTCATTTCTGCGGAGTGACTATCTTCGTGGGAAATTCTGTCTCTAAT ATTGAAGCAAAGCATCGAGAACTAAGCCCTAACTGTGCATTCCTGTTACATCCCGATCGTACCGACAATGTGCGTTGTTTCGATGCCGATGAACTGAAGCGCGAAGAACACCGTCTGGCAACGTACGTAAACTGGCCCATTTCGCACATTAGTCCTAGCTCATTGGCCAAGGCCGGTTTCTACTACACGTACAATGCGGATCAGGTCAAATGTGCCTGGTGTGAAGGCGTCATCGGTCAATGGGAACTTGGAGACGATCCGTTTGTCGAACATcaaaaattctttccaaactGTGCAAAGGTCATTTCGAATGGTATCAGCTCGAATCCCATTCTGGATCCCACCATCGGAATACAACCTGTGAAAACACCATATGCTCCGCAATTTAGTTCGTTGGACTCGCGAATCCGATCATTTGAAAACTGGACCACTGGTCACATTCAAGATCCAGAACGATTGGCACAAGCGGGATTCTACTATCTGGGCAGAGCAGATGAGGTCCACTGTTTCTACTGTGACGGCGGTTTACGATTCTGGTTAGCTGATGATGATCCATGGTTTGAGCATGCGAGATGTTTCCCCAAGTGTCAGTTTGTACAACTGGTTAAAGGTCAACTATTTATAGAGAACGTACAAAGCCAGATTAAAAGCACAAGCTCAAACCAGCAGCAACAAATGCAGGCTAGTGGACCTACCATGAGCCTTGACGAGGCACTTGCTACTGAACCAGTCCAACTAGCGTTATCTATGGGACTGAATGCAGGTCGTATACGAGCTGTTACTAAACGACAGTTGGATAGTACCGGTCACCCATATGCTGATTCGCAAGCACTCATAGAAGCAGTCCTGGATGGTCAAATCCAGGATGAGGAACTTGAGCCCAGTACCTCTTCTCGCATGGATCGTCGTATAGAAAGTGAAGTGTCACGTCTACTATGGACGGCCATTTCTTCCACAGCAGGGCCTAACTTGTCATCATTTAGCTCCACTTTTTCCACACCCTCTCCCTCCTTCGATTCTGCCCCAACATCTGATGTAGATGTAATCGTTAGCTCTGATCCATTATCGTCGCCGTCTACCTCTAGCATTGCCAACAATGCCTCCACATCTTCAGCTGTAAAATGCAATAATGTACCTGAATCTCTGGCCCAGATGGCTGCTGCGGCACGTCCCACAGAAACTGCAGAAGTTGACAAGACTTTACGTTTAGAAGAGGAGAACAAACGACTGAAAGATGCTCGTGAATGCAAAATATGTATGGCAGATGAAGTCGGAGTGGTGTTCTGTCCCTGTGGTCATCTGG TATCCTGCGTACAGTGTGCACCAGCCGTTACGAATTGTCCGGTATGCCGTGCTGTGATCAAAGGACGAGTTCGCACGTTCTTGTCGTAA
- the LOC5568202 gene encoding acetyl-CoA acetyltransferase, mitochondrial: MFLKVNQAIAQGVRRYSTKRHDVVIVAATRTPIGSFQSSLSSLTATQLGAVAVQAVVKQAGIAGSDVQEVYIGNVNAAGLGQAPARQAVIFAGLPKSTICTTVNKVCSSGMKSVMLGAQTLMLGHQEVVLAGGMESMSNVPYYLKRGATPYGGVQLQDGIVFDGLTDVYNKFHMGNCAENTAKKMGITRQDQDEFAVNSYKRSAAAWADKAFDAEITPVTIPGKRGKPDIVVKEDEEYKRVNFDKFGQLATVFQRENGTVTAGNASTLNDGASALILMTAEAAEKFKCKPLARVVGFADAETDPIDFPIAPALAIPKLLEQTGVRKEDVSMWEINEAFSVVVVANQRKLDIDPAKINVHGGAVSLGHPIGMSGARLVTHLTYSLKAGQYGCASICNGGGGASSILIEKL, from the exons ATGTTCTTGAAAGTAAATCAG GCCATCGCCCAAGGAGTTCGCCGGTATTCGACGAAAAGACACGATGTGGTCATTGTGGCAGCAACACGAACTCCCATTGGAAGTTTCCAGAGCTCCCTATCGTCTCTTACGGCTACCCAGCTGGGAGCTGTTGCCGTGCAAGCTGTTGTGAAGCAGGCAGGCATTGCTGGTAGTGATGTTCAAGAGGTGTACATCGGTAATGTGAACGCTGCTGGTTTGGGCCAGGCCCCAGCAAGACAGGCGGTCATTTTTGCCGGACTTCCGAAGAGCACTATCTGTACTACTGTGAACAAGGTGTGTTCTTCTGGAATGAAGAGCGTTATGCTTGGTGCCCAGACCTTGATGCTAGGACACCAGGAAGTTGTGCTCGCCGGAGGAATGGAATCAATGTCAAATGTGCCTTATTACCTGAAGCGCGGTGCCACGCCATACGGCGGTGTACAGCTTCAGGATGGTATTGTCTTCGATGGCCTGACCGATGTGTACAACAAGTTTCACATGGGAAACTGTGCTGAGAATACGGCCAAGAAAATGGGTATCACTCGTCAGGATCAAGATGAATTCGCTGTTAATAGCTACAAACGCAGCGCTGCAGCTTGGGCTGATAAGGCTTTTGACGCTGAGATTACTCCAGTGACTATCCCTGGAAAGCGTGGTAAGCCGGATATTGTCGTAAAGGAAGACGAAGAATATAAGCGAGTTAACTTCGATAAATTCGGCCAGCTTGCGACCGTGTTTCAGCGAGAAAATGGTACCGTAACCGCGGGAAATGCTTCAACCCTTAATGATGGTGCATCGGCTTTGATTTTGATGACCGCAGAAGCCGCTgaaaagtttaagtgcaaacCTCTTGCACGCGTGGTTGGATTCGCCGATGCAGAGACTGACCCAATTGATTTCCCGATTGCTCCAGCTCTTGCCATACCTAAACTACTTGAGCAGACTGGAGTTCGTAAGGAAGATGTGTCCATGTGGGAAATCAACGAGGCCTTTTCGGTGGTCGTTGTTGCCAATCAGCGAAAATTGGATATCGATCCGGCAAAGATCAACGTACATGGAGGTGCCGTTTCCCTCGGTCATCCAATTGGAATGTCTGGTGCTCGCTTGGTGACCCACTTGACATATTCATTGAAGGCTGGTCAATACGGATGCGCTTCCATTTGCAACGGCGGAGGTGGCGCCTCTTCTATCCTGATCGAAAAACTGTAA